In Saccharomyces paradoxus chromosome XVI, complete sequence, the genomic stretch TTTCTACAGAGCATCCTGTTTGGGTTAACAGGAATCCGGTATTCTTATGAGGTTGATCCGgatactaaaaaaattaatcgTTTGCTAAGATTTAATCCAATAGAACTGCCCTTGCTACCTGGTGGTATCGCTATTAGAAATTTTAAGTACATGAACCAGGTTCTAGATATAATAATTGATGACCATAATGGTACAATTGTTCACAAATCAGGAAATGTACCCATACATATAAAGATACCAAACAGATCTCTAATACATGACCAGGATATCAACTTCTATAATGGTTCtgaaatggaaagaaattcGAATCTAGAGCGTCGAGGAGTCGACCTTGTTGGGGATCCAATGAGGATGGATCGGTATGGTACCtattatcttttgaaaCCAAAGCAAGAGCTTACAGTTCAATTGTTCAAGCCTGGTTTAAACgcagaaaataatatagcggaaaataaacaaataacAAACCTGACGGCTGGTGTTCCTGGTGACGTTGCATTTTCTGCTTTAGATGGGAATAATTACACGCATTGGCAACCATTAGACAAAATTCACCGTGCGAAGCTGTTGATTGACTTAGGTGAATACAACGAGAAGGAGATTACCAAGGGAATGATTCTTTGGGGACAGAGACCCGCAAGGAACATTTCCATATCTATTTTGCCTCATTCTGagaaagttgaaaatttatttgCTAACGTAACAGAAATTATGCAAAATTCAGGAAATGACCAACTTCTTAATGAAACCATTGGTCAACTTCTTGATAATGCTGGAATTCCCGTGGAGAATGTAATTGATTTTGATGGCATGAAACCAGAGGATGACGAATCTTTGGATGATGTGCAAGCTTTGTTGCACTGGAAGAAGGAAGACTTGGCTAAACTGATTGAACAAATACCTAgactaaaatttttgaaaagaaaatttgtgAAAATCCTGGATAATATGGCAGTCAGCCCAAGCGAGCCATATTACGAAGCAAGTCGTAACCAGTCATTGATTGAGATATTGCCCAGTAATAGAACGACTTTTACTATTGATTATGGTAAATTGCAGGTGGGTGATAAAGGGAACACAGATTGGAGAAAAACAAGATACATAGTTGTGGCGGTACAAGGAGTTTATGATGATTATGATGATGACAGCAAAGGAGCTACAATCAAGGAGATTGTTCTCAACGAATAAATGAAATACTGCATACAAGTAgtgctttttttaatattataggtttgaacaaaagttaccattttttttgtagaatgtatatattttaaagACACTGCATTtaagaaattattttgctgaatagaaataaaaggtAGTGGGTGGTGCTCTAAAAGTGAATGTTAACAATACCGCTCAGAAAGTATGAAGAAAAGCGTATGCTTAAAGATAACaaatattatcaaatgGATCAAGAGTATACATATTATTACTGCATATCAAATTATTCTGAATATCATCGCTATGTGTATAAGAACATTCTGTCTTTTTTATAAgggcaaaaaattttactaTGAGCTCCTTTGCACACCGTAAAGTGACCTTGGAATTCGTCTCTTGGCTCCGGTGTTTTTGATTTCCTCCAAGTACCGTTTAGCAGCATGTTTTCCAAAGGCcaaaaacaattttctATAGAAAAGTCCACATGCATTACATAGACATGATCCGCCAGTTGGTCCCTCCCTCCACTGAGATGAGGTCTTTATTTCATTACATTGGTTACAGGTTTTCGTAATTGGTACCTTTTGTCTCCTTTTGTATGAGTCtgtttttaaaaaaataggcCCCATATTCTTACTAGTTGATCCTGAGTTCATTGGAGCTACCAATAGAGTTGTCATTGACTCTTCTTTATTCAGCAGGGATTCAACAGAAATCCTCCTAAACTGCTCGCAACTCAGATTTCTAGTGATAATGTTTACATACATATTATATTCTAAATTCAATACATTGCTGGTAAGCTGACAAGAGTAAGAAAAGTAATAGTCTGCAGGTACAGAAGTTTACTAGGCAGATACTTGAAGCTCTATATACTATTCATAGAAGGAAAAAGTACTTCGCAAAAATTGGAGAAAATGACCCATGTGTTCGTTGGGTCTATCGTTTGGTCGTTGAAAGTTTTTCTCAAGCTAGGTCTGTCTGCTGGAATGCAGTATAGGAATTGTGCGTCAAGAAGTATTTTTGACTTTAAAGCCCCCCTCCCCTACAAATTTATTACACAACACGAtaatcattcaaaaaatggccGTGGCTTGATTTGTTCGTTATTGTCCCCGTTTTTCTTCGCCCTTACAGACCAGAAAGGGTACAAAAGGGTCCTATGTAAATAAGATAATACCGCGGGGTAGGACCTTAAATTTtaatgtatttttttacaatCCCTATCAAAATTGAACTAAAGAGCTTTTACCTTTCTCGGTAGAACAAACCCTTACAATAGAAACGCCAGAGTAATGGCTTTTTTACtcgaaaaaagagaagatgTTCACTATTTACTCCCTGGTGGCATTTTATACCTGAAGGACAGTGGAAATGTGTGAAAGGTGGCTATTCTTGACTTGGTGATATTGATTGAAACTTATAATCTCGCCTGGCATTTATCGCGTCACCACCAATGAGAGACTCTCGATAACTTCCTAGAGGAGACATGCAGTATGCTAACCTTAGATTAGCTATGTTTTCTCTGCGGAGTTATATTGCACGTATTCGTTTTTAGATAGCCCAGCAATTACTTAGTTTCGTAACATAAAGTGAAAACACAggaaatttcattttgccTGAATATCCTACCgtagtaaagaaaaagaagaacgaaaaaatgagaacaagaaaaaattttaccGATTATAAAAAGTTCAAGTACATCGTCTATCGAAGCTAAAGACTTGAATAATTAAATGGCCAGGGATGGGACAGGTGCAACTATTAACAGGGAATAAGGTACAGCAACATTTAAAGAACCACTAATTATCCCTATAAAATGAAACCGATATCTGGGATTTGTTTGGgcctttttctcttccatGGGCAGTGAAGCCAATAGCAGAACCGTCCCAATTTTCGTCGGtgattttttctgaaatttgGTAAAGTTGAGATTTAAAATTACCTGATATTTTTCTgatatttgatatttttttaaaaacttcATTAGCAATTCCTTGTCTGAATCCGTTTAAATTGCCCTGTATATCTGATAATTTATAATCAGTGaattcatttgaagaacctTTTGTATAACAAACCTGTTGGGCCAAACCTGGGAAAGGCAAAGCCGACTCCTCACCGAGTTTGAGAATCAAACAGTTTTGGTTTTGCCTACTTCCTGAAGTATTCATATTTACTCCCAAGTATAGGTCGAGAGGTTCAAATGTGCTTCTGATTTTTTCGTTCACATAGTTCGAAGGTAATTCTACATATTTTGGTTTGATGAGGTCATATAACTTTTGCGGTTCATTGATACCATCATTTTCGAGTTTGTTGATAAGCTCGATGATCAATGAAAACATTAGGATTACAACACCGAGCCCACAAGAGATCATGTTGGCTGGGTTTTCACCTACGGAAAAACATGATACCATAGTTTGAATTACTTGAAGTGTCAATTTAGTGTCAgccaatttcttttcactaACGGATGTTGTGGCAGCAGGTGCAGGTGCAGTTGAAGTAATTGTCACTGTTTCGAATACAGTATCGATGATTGTAACAGTATCTATCATGTCATCATCATGGAATGCAAAAAGAAGACCCAGAAGTGGGAGGAAAGAAGCGAGTATTCTGTAAATACCgaccatttctttttacttgGCGCTTTATACGTCTATGAATAGGCTCGTTGTgaaatgttttttttacaaataTCTGCAAATGACAGTAACGATAATACTCTTCTCTAGTTAGAAGTATTAGAAATTtaatacttttttattcttgtaATTAACGCTTTTTCAACGTTGCTATCATCGACGGAATCCCGATCTTCTGGTACATTAAAAATCGTTTACCCCACATCTCACGTAACGCAAATTTCAATGCCACAAAAACCAATATGCACGGCGCCTTAAAGACTTTTTAAAATTcttgtacttttttttgtaaaatcaAAGCCCTTGAGGTTGCCATAGTAACCGCGGAAATAAAGCCATTTcaccttttatttttttgctgaAAGTACACTCTGGAAATACTGTGTACTACCGGAGAAAATAAACCCagtcaaattcaagaatatgaAGAAGCTGAATTCAGAAATAATCGAAAAAGAAGGGCATTGTGGTTTTTGTttctgttgttgttgtacATTTCCTTGATTTCTTCTCATATTTAACTTCCTCATTTGTGGTAGGCCAACAACAGCGCCTTTTAATGTAAAAGAATACCAAGAGATTTcgaaaaattgttgaatCAGGTATTATCTATAGGCTTTGAACATCTAGAGTGTGTGGAACGATTATATAGCTTCTAGGATATCCTGTCAGCTCTCTTCTATTATCTACTCGTCTTGGTAAATCTTGAGGTGAACTTAACAACTAACTCTGGTAGAGACTATCAGTTCACAATGAAGCGgtaaatattatatattatttaatGGTTATAAGGAGCCTTCCTCAAAGTGTTTAGACGATTGCATGTTCctgattttcaaaagctttGACCGGAATGATTTTGGCCGTGATAAAATCTCTTCCAACGCTCatattgcttttcttttattgacTTTTGTGTTGGACGCTTTAAGGCTAATCAACGGTGTTTAAGAAgtaaaaggaaaaaatgaatagCGATTCAAGACGAAAATCTACTCCCTCTTTCTATTTAAGCATACATTTTTCACTGATATTTACATATGGATATGGGCGGCGATGATCTAGAAACAACTTTTCATGGAAAGTGGTTccaaaaagataaaatgCGAATTCTGTGGATCGAACACAGGACCTCCAGATAACTTGACcgaagttttttcttcagtctGGCGCTCTCCCAACTGAGCTAAATCCGCATACAATGGTGAGAttgttgtatctcaaaatgcgatacctcagcattagtagatttaccaacctagacataaaacatgtatgaaacacgtacgaaacaatagttccaaaacagacaagattgagtatactaggcaacctacttgcctaagatgaaccaaactaaccaaacgtataaatacctgaacaattagtttagatccgagattccgcgcttccaccctttagttagattcagatcttatatagattatataggataagtaacattctgtgaatcacgttaataataagtctgacaacaagttactctcctaaacgactttaggattgtcaagacatcCGGTATTACTCGAGCCCGTAATACAACAAGATAAGTCATCTCTTTTGTAAACTATGTAGGAGGagaatttcttatttttgtaaaGCAAATTTTGAGGATAAGAGCAAAGCCAACATTCAGAATAATTTTCCCAAGACATATAAATTGCACTGAGCACgttcgattttttttctccttttaTTTTGAGTTTGAATACCATGCTCTATAAAACTTTAATGTGCTCAACAAGTGCATCTTCCaacggaaaaaaaagaaattcaacGGGGGAGCGATCCCATCATCACATGTACATTTGCAGATATTTATAAGACTTGACACTTGCTTGCATCCATGTCAAATTTAGTGAGCTCTGATTTTATTGGTGCCAAACCTTCAACTACCTGCCCCGATGAGCGCAGGAGCGTCGAGATAACTGGTAACTCCTGTCAAGCTTTAAGCACATAAGAACGAAGTGTTTGAGAAGTGTTACATAGATAGGTTAAATGAGCGCAACCAAACTAGAAGTGTCCAGTTACGTGATAAGTGAGTTCCATGGCAGCTTAAGATACGATATTCAGCATGATTAGGTAATGAATTGAGATATACAATTTAATCGCAATTTGAGTTAAAACTTTtcgtgaaaaaaataacttaATCAACTCGAAGAATTTTTATTCCCTCTTTGGAAGGCTGTGTAACATTCTAgtctcattttcatcactATTCTCGAATTTTCGTGGTTCGCTTTCTTAGCGCcgttattttctttatttgcCCACGTCAAAGGGAGCAAGCGTAACCCCTTTCAAGGTtgaacgaaaaaaaaaaaattatgtctttcaaatttttttgatttaaaACTAAAACATTCCTTTTAAAGCTTGTTTATTCCGAAAGAATCTAAAATTTAATTGAGAgtgaaaacaaataaaaaacaagaCATAACAACACTTCAATCATGTCCGAATATGCATCTAGTATCCATTCTCAAATGAAACAATTCGATACCGTATGTAAGGAAGATAGTTTTATGGGTTCcatcattattattcaaaCAACTAATTGACCCGATAACAAGCCTAATCAACGCCATTATACTAACAAGACAGCTAATTTTCACCCTCTTTGCTACATTTTTTCCCACAGAAGTACTCTGGTAACAGAATTTTACAGCAATTAGAAAATAAGACTAATTTGCCTAAATCTTACTTAGTTGCTGGTTTGGGTTTCGCTTATCTCCTTATGATTTTCATTAATGTGGGAGGTGTAGGTGAAATTCTTTCCAACTTTGCCGGGTTTGTATTGCCAGCATACCTATCATTGGTTGCTTTGAAGACACCAACTGCCACCGATGACACACAACTCTTGACCTATTGGATTGTATTCTCATTTTTGAGCGTCATCGAATTCTGGTCCAAGgcaattttatatttgatTCCATTCTACtggtttttgaaaactgtTTTCTTAATCTACATTGCTTTGCCTCAAACTGGCGGCGCTAGAATGATCTATCAAAAGATTGTGGCTCCATTGACTGACAGATATATCCTAAAAGACGTTAGTAAGACagaaaaggatgaaattAGAGCCTCCGTCAATGAAGCTTCAAAGGCTACAGGTGCTTCTGTTCACTAAGAAGTTACTCACGTATATGTATCCTAAAATTGAACTctcctttttctctttgttttctattCTATTGAGAGCATATAAGTAAGTACATATGTTATTAGTTGTTATATACCGCTATTTAACATGTAAAATATTCTGGAGTCGTTTATGGTGTCCCAAAGATAGCATTTCCATTTAACGTGTCGCGCCACTTTTATGTGCGTGAAAACCCGTCCGACGTCAGGTCATTTCTTATATCCTTTAATTTTAAAATCACTTTTTATAGAGTTTCATCGAATTTGTGATCGAATTGTTCATTGGTAGTAGACGAAGAGCCATTTAAATAAAAGTCCAACTTAACCCTTAACTTTAGTTTCCCGGATCCAGAAATTTTCAAGGACTGTTTGCAAATCTGGCTGGCCTTTATTGTCGAAGAAGGATATAACTGACCTAATGTTAGTTTTTGAGCTTTTGGAACGGCACAGAAAGTTTTTAAGTCAGATATTAAAGACTTCGCCTGAAAATACAAATCCAAGTGTGCCAATCCAGAATCTGCAGAGAGCAAAGAAGCATATACATCCAATGAAGAACTGTCATATATCTTGGTAGCATCTGAGGGTAGGTTGGGATCGGAGTTCGTGGTTATTGCCGATAGATGATTGGTtgattcttcttttttccgATCCTTGGGTAGTTGATTAATGTCATTCTTTTCTCCAAAAATCTCTTCTAGTATATCAATGGGTTCAACATTGTCACCGGTGGAAGCTTTGGCTTCAGCCTTGCTATCTTCATCCAATAAATTCGACAGCAAATCAGCCGGTTCGTTGGAGATGAGATTCTTCGATAAAGCTTTCCTATTATCTTGCTTCTTGATGATTTTCTCGAATTTGGGCATTGTTTCTAAAATGATCTTTTTAACCAAAATCGTCTGATTGAAAAACATCTCGTATTGATTGCTTTTCATTTGAAGTGATAAATCAGTGGAATCCGTATAACTCAGTATTAGCTGTCttagtttttcaatatttttggcATCATGAAATTTTATAGATAATTTCAATGCTGCTGTCAAAATATAATTGATTATCTTGTGATTCGTTGTTGTGTAGCATTCTTGCAAATTTAATAAGTAGTTAGTCACCGATGACTCATTGATTGTGTCGGAATTGCTTTTATTGTCTCCATTTAGCACTAAATCGCCATATTCACCGATGCACCAAATTAAAATCAACTGCCAACCAATATTTTCCTCGGACATCTCCGCTGATTTCTCATTTAGTGAAATTGTTAGCAgtttttgtaaaaattcAGATTTGTCAGATAACTGAGTCgtattatttattatgattaaaatatcattgattttttcataattgATAAAAGATCCCACCAATTTTAggatattaaaaaaaacatcTAATTTCCAGCTTTCATCTTTGACAACGCGGGTATCAAAAGTGTCGATTAAGTGGTCTATAGTGTATATTATAAGATCTTTTGAATCTTCGTCCTGTTTTgccaaaaatttcatcaattcGTTAACCGATTCCACTAAATTTGAATCGTCCAAGATGGCGAAACTTAACTCTAATGCTCTCATGCGGATCGAAACATCGCTATCTTGCAGACAATGAGAAATGAATTTCCTATGCCTTTGTACCGCGGTAGGCTCTTGGGGAACAACTTTTAACAAGGTGTTTAATGAAACATATTTAGTATTGTTATCTTTTCCTGCAAGAAACTTGGCCGAGATGTTAACACCAAGGACTCGTAGAGGCTGGTTCAAATCCAATGAAAAGATCGTCTTCACTGTCTCATAAAGAATGGCTTGTCCGCTATTCTTCGTTGAATCCGTATTGGTCGCAATACGAGTCAATAAATCGCAAAAATTATCTTTGTAATCCAATACTTGGTTTGAATTTAAAAGCTCTCCAACTTGAAAGTACAACTTCAGAGTGTAAATCATTTCACACTGCAGAAATGGGTCACAAATACCTTGAACGTCATATCCAGgttcaatatttttagaATTTAGATTTTCCAAacgaatgaaaaaatcacgCAAAAGTAAAGATAACGGAGACAAGATGTCGGTACTGTAATCAATAccatcttcctcttcctctttttttctgttcaATCCAATTAACAAAACAGATTGTATGATTTTTGTGACACCTAAAAGGACACCGTGAGTACATATTGAATGATTGGACAATATCTTAGTAATGTCTTCgatgttgaaaatttctaaaagagaaacatctttgaaaattaGTTTGGCGGCACATTGAAGagcttttttcaagagGAAAGGAtctcttgaatttttgatgatattttccaCGTCTGGATACAAATCTCTGGCTAATTCAGGGGAGCTCAGAAAGCCTAATGATGTTAATGCAAGTGACACTGCATATTTATTGGGATGATGCAAATCGTTGTTTAACATGTTTGTTAAGAGTGTTAATAAATCTTCCGACTCGTCCAACAACAAAGTCGCGGCGAGATAGCCCAACCTTTTATCGACAAAATCGTCAGAAGCAATTAAATTAATAGATTCCACCTGGCCGAAATGAGTTTTTTCCCCTAAAATGTATAGGTAAAGAAGTTTCTGGATATTCACTCGCCTTTTGTCGTGTGGTAGATGATCATCTCTCAATTTTGTCCTAATTTTTGCAGATTGTTTCGTAATGATGGCTCTTTCATCCGCTAGTGTTTTAGCACCACGAACGTCCTTGATAAAGCTTCTCAGCGAAGAGCCCATTATGGTGTTCagttctttcttcttgccAAATTGGAACtcaatcttttcttctccGGTGGTGAAAGTAGTAATGAATCGAAAGCTACGATATAGTTGTAATTCGCATATGGCGAAGCTCACTAAATTCAGTGAATACAAACAGTTAAGAAGGTAAAAACCTTAAGTCGGGTAATATAAtcttcagtttttttttcttcgatcAGGTAACGCCAAACATAACCAATCAGAGGCACAACGCAGATTTCAACGCTGTcagtttctttcaattAAGTATTACTCGCAACTTTCTCTACCCACCTGGAAAATTCAAATGGATTTACGTAATCAAATAAACGGTCTATCTTCTATCGGTAATATCCTTCTTCAGCTAACTTCCTCTAGCCTTCGCTGGTATTTTGTCCCAATATGACTCTTTCTTCCCTGATCATTGATCGGTTTATGCTGTTCGTAATACAGTAATTTCGGaattatatacatatacatatacatatatatatatagagaGTAGAAGGCTTCGGCGGCTAAGGAATGGAATGACGCTGTTACCCGCTTGCCCGGTTTTTTGGGTGCGTGGGTTGTTTCATccgcttttcttttttctttttcttttaggGATACCCCGCCCCACGCGCCCCACGACCAGCCCTAGTGGAATAAGAAATGCAAAATCCGGGGTTGGTGCAGCGTTTTTTGCGAGGCCAAACCCTGGGCTTCTTTATTTGTAGATCTGCCAAATGATGGCTATGCCTTACTCGGAATCACATGGAAAAGACCCCCGGCTTATTCAATCCCGTCTCCCGTTCTCTGCATAGTTGTCTCTGTTTGAACTATATATATGGTCGTTTCTCTGTTTGAACTATATATGTTGCTTTCTTACAGGAGTACGACAGACAAGTAAGCAAACTCAATCATGCAATCTACTGTCCCAATAGCGATTGCAAGCAATGGCAACAAGAGAGATGCCGGCCGCAACGTTTCTGCAGGCGACGAGGGTGATATGCTGCAAAGGCTAGTTCGTAACAAGGAGATGATTCCTCCTTCCCTTTCCCCACAAAAATCATCAGGATTTAGTGGTAGAAGAAGGTCATCTAGTGTTAGGGACGCTctttctgctttttttgGAACTGGTAACAGCCCAACATCTAATACGGACGATTATTCCAATTTGACAAACCGTAATTATACTACTGCGTCGACTGCTATGTGTAGGGGAAACAGTTTTCCTTCGGATGTCGTCACTAACGCTTACAATATCACGGGTTCCTACCAACCGGGTAGACACAGGAACTCTATTCCGTATACCACCATAGACCAATTACATACAAGGCAAGATACCGGGTTGAGAAGAGAGTCAGATCCAGTTGCAGCGAAAAAAATCTCCAGTAATAATGATATCGTAAAGTCGTTTATAACACATCATTCCCATAATAGCACTATGTTTATTGGGAGAGTGTTATCGGACTATTTAGCTGACCGTGGTTTCATTAAGCAAACGCCGTTatataataagaaaaatgtgCTGGAAATTTCCATTGCAACGAGTGCAGAATCTGTATTCCTGCCAACTACAAAAAGTGACGAAACAGAGTATCTATCACTAATTCACGGTTCTTTGGACCATGCACAAACGCAACCTGTCAGGCCCACTAATGATGCTGAAAATAACCTCCTTCCTTCCTCTCCTACTACGGACACTTTGaatgaaaacaatgatTTATCGCTATTCTCGTTATCTACACAGCGAACCAGCCCCGCTAATTTAGCAAATACAGGAAATGTTATGGATACAAGCAATATTGATCGCACTTCTCCAGCCTCAAACAATAATACAACAGATACggattcttttttttcgaatGGCAATAACAATACTGTAAACAACGTCGGTTCCCCCGCGAGGAATAGACATCCAAATTCTCACTCACGTTCTCTTCCCACTGCTTGGAATAGCCAAATGCCCTCGTTCAGTTTTGCCTTGATATTTTCCCTGAGTAAATCAACCACACTTTCTGATATTAAAGTAGAACTTACTTCAAACGTGAGGATTGTGTGGTTCAATGGTCTCCCTCCTACCAAAAATGCCAGCGAGGAATGCTATAATATAGGTTCATTGGACTGGACCCTAAGTGCAGACAATTTTAATCTTTTCATTCCGCAAGGCGCAAAGTCTCTCCTTGATATCGTTGaaaatcattcaaataaTCGGAGATTGAAAGTGCTGCAGAAATTATCAATGCGGAAGCGCCGCTCCTTTTCGAATAAGGCAGTTCTTAGGGAAAATAtactaaaaaatttgaatacCTCCAATTCTACGAACAAGTTAAATGCCGGTATTTACGTCTTTACTATCCCTATAGTCCTTGCCAATCGTATTCCTGAATCCCTTTACTACCCATCAGCAAGGGTATCCTATACCTTAAGATTAGCAACAAGATTGAAGGATGAACATATACAGCTGGCCACATCGCGACCACGTTCTTCGTCTATCTCTTCTCCTCAGAAACCACGTTCATATTCCTATTCGCATTCTTATGAATATTCCCAAATTGATGATACTATAGAAGGAGAGACTTACACTAATGATAAAAACTCTAATGGCAAGATCGCATTTCCCTCCTCATGGTTAAAAAGTGCGAAGGGTCgtttaaaaagaaacaattttaACGGAGGCCCTGAGAACAATGGCGTATCTTCTACTAGTGGTTCAACCGCACAATACGATTCGGAAGACATTGTATATTCAGAATACCCGCTTCATTTGGTGAGAACACCACCAGAAATCTC encodes the following:
- a CDS encoding uncharacterized protein (similar to YPR027C), giving the protein MVGIYRILASFLPLLGLLFAFHDDDMIDTVTIIDTVFETVTITSTAPAPAATTSVSEKKLADTKLTLQVIQTMVSCFSVGENPANMISCGLGVVILMFSLIIELINKLENDGINEPQKLYDLIKPKYVELPSNYVNEKIRSTFEPLDLYLGVNMNTSGSRQNQNCLILKLGEESALPFPGLAQQVCYTKGSSNEFTDYKLSDIQGNLNGFRQGIANEVFKKISNIRKISGNFKSQLYQISEKITDENWDGSAIGFTAHGREKGPNKSQISVSFYRDN
- the YOP1 gene encoding Yop1p (Membrane protein that interacts with Yip1p to mediate membrane traffic~similar to YPR028W), with the protein product MSEYASSIHSQMKQFDTKYSGNRILQQLENKTNLPKSYLVAGLGFAYLLMIFINVGGVGEILSNFAGFVLPAYLSLVALKTPTATDDTQLLTYWIVFSFLSVIEFWSKAILYLIPFYWFLKTVFLIYIALPQTGGARMIYQKIVAPLTDRYILKDVSKTEKDEIRASVNEASKATGASVH
- the APL4 gene encoding AP-1 complex subunit gamma (Gamma-adaptin~similar to YPR029C); amino-acid sequence: MGSSLRSFIKDVRGAKTLADERAIITKQSAKIRTKLRDDHLPHDKRRVNIQKLLYLYILGEKTHFGQVESINLIASDDFVDKRLGYLAATLLLDESEDLLTLLTNMLNNDLHHPNKYAVSLALTSLGFLSSPELARDLYPDVENIIKNSRDPFLLKKALQCAAKLIFKDVSLLEIFNIEDITKILSNHSICTHGVLLGVTKIIQSVLLIGLNRKKEEEEDGIDYSTDILSPLSLLLRDFFIRLENLNSKNIEPGYDVQGICDPFLQCEMIYTLKLYFQVGELLNSNQVLDYKDNFCDLLTRIATNTDSTKNSGQAILYETVKTIFSLDLNQPLRVLGVNISAKFLAGKDNNTKYVSLNTLLKVVPQEPTAVQRHRKFISHCLQDSDVSIRMRALELSFAILDDSNLVESVNELMKFLAKQDEDSKDLIIYTIDHLIDTFDTRVVKDESWKLDVFFNILKLVGSFINYEKINDILIIINNTTQLSDKSEFLQKLLTISLNEKSAEMSEENIGWQLILIWCIGEYGDLVLNGDNKSNSDTINESSVTNYLLNLQECYTTTNHKIINYILTAALKLSIKFHDAKNIEKLRQLILSYTDSTDLSLQMKSNQYEMFFNQTILVKKIILETMPKFEKIIKKQDNRKALSKNLISNEPADLLSNLLDEDSKAEAKASTGDNVEPIDILEEIFGEKNDINQLPKDRKKEESTNHLSAITTNSDPNLPSDATKIYDSSSLDVYASLLSADSGLAHLDLYFQAKSLISDLKTFCAVPKAQKLTLGQLYPSSTIKASQICKQSLKISGSGKLKLRVKLDFYLNGSSSTTNEQFDHKFDETL
- the CSR2 gene encoding Csr2p (Nuclear ubiquitin protein ligase binding protein~similar to YPR030W); the encoded protein is MQSTVPIAIASNGNKRDAGRNVSAGDEGDMLQRLVRNKEMIPPSLSPQKSSGFSGRRRSSSVRDALSAFFGTGNSPTSNTDDYSNLTNRNYTTASTAMCRGNSFPSDVVTNAYNITGSYQPGRHRNSIPYTTIDQLHTRQDTGLRRESDPVAAKKISSNNDIVKSFITHHSHNSTMFIGRVLSDYLADRGFIKQTPLYNKKNVLEISIATSAESVFLPTTKSDETEYLSLIHGSLDHAQTQPVRPTNDAENNLLPSSPTTDTLNENNDLSLFSLSTQRTSPANLANTGNVMDTSNIDRTSPASNNNTTDTDSFFSNGNNNTVNNVGSPARNRHPNSHSRSLPTAWNSQMPSFSFALIFSLSKSTTLSDIKVELTSNVRIVWFNGLPPTKNASEECYNIGSLDWTLSADNFNLFIPQGAKSLLDIVENHSNNRRLKVLQKLSMRKRRSFSNKAVLRENILKNLNTSNSTNKLNAGIYVFTIPIVLANRIPESLYYPSARVSYTLRLATRLKDEHIQLATSRPRSSSISSPQKPRSYSYSHSYEYSQIDDTIEGETYTNDKNSNGKIAFPSSWLKSAKGRLKRNNFNGGPENNGVSSTSGSTAQYDSEDIVYSEYPLHLVRTPPEISITTANKPLYINKVWENCLSYEISFAQKYVPLNGQIPITIKVAPLVKNLSVKRIRVSCREKISYKSKDYKHDFDQLDPLASDPCNPYHMRYLVRKKKDRTLPLFEVASKCTSGPSIREEIVTNTVDDNLLAYTSSKENNKDIPFSESFTVKTKLKFPKYCEVDATKATNLPPYGIDLFDPMKDLTQSENTSNNGNVLGFLMGRPNRISKALHKIPQDKDHDEVDDQSGNTITSLQTSSNVPIQHYTRLNEPRRGLYLDSMHFKNIQCSHKLEIVLRVSKTDSGTSKVVRHYEVIVDTPIYLISELCNTSNIDLPTYDMATTESSKVLPPTFEEATSVSASPRSSLSYYPDDISMQQLNLSRSTSLANGYLSTIHPKTTTVSDSSNGALIRDQQEQQARPLRTEDYALQRGNEDNAYNNMDGLLSQDIFGRENASTLFKGDIVTMDFNNNIFTPRYNPRNFINNDDNYNDDNNDNDTEGPGSIIHPGPEPPRYDEISS